A single window of Synechococcus sp. C9 DNA harbors:
- a CDS encoding phycocyanin subunit beta: MLDAFAKVVAQADTRGEFISASQIDALAAMVAESNKRMDAVNRLTSNAAAIVTNAARSLFAEQPQLIQPGGNAYTSRRMAACLRDMEIILRYVTYAVLAGDASVLDDRCLNGLRETYQALGTPGASVAVGIQKMKEAAVSIVNDPTGITKGDCSQIVSEIASYFDRAAAAVV; the protein is encoded by the coding sequence ATGTTGGACGCATTTGCCAAAGTCGTTGCCCAAGCGGACACCCGGGGGGAATTCATCAGTGCTTCCCAAATTGATGCCCTGGCTGCCATGGTGGCAGAGAGCAACAAGCGGATGGATGCCGTCAACCGTCTCACCTCGAATGCCGCCGCTATTGTCACCAATGCGGCGCGTAGCCTGTTTGCGGAACAGCCCCAATTGATCCAACCGGGCGGCAACGCTTATACCAGTCGGCGGATGGCGGCCTGTCTGCGGGATATGGAAATCATCCTGCGCTACGTGACCTATGCGGTGTTGGCTGGGGATGCCAGCGTGCTGGATGACCGGTGTTTGAATGGTCTGCGGGAAACCTACCAAGCTCTGGGTACCCCCGGTGCTTCTGTAGCGGTGGGGATTCAAAAAATGAAGGAAGCGGCTGTTTCCATCGTCAACGACCCCACGGGTATCACCAAGGGGGATTGTAGCCAGATCGTCTCTGAGATCGCCAGCTACTTTGACCGGGCCGCTGCTGCTGTCGTCTAA
- a CDS encoding phycobilisome rod-core linker polypeptide — protein sequence MALPLLSYGPTSQNQRVVGYEVGGDEQPRVFTTENLLSASDMDGLIWAAYRQIFSEHQLLKANRQTILESQLRYGQITVRDFIRGLVLSETFRRYNYEFNDNYRFVELVVQRVLGRDVYSEREKIAWSIVLGTKGIKGFVDALINSPEYMENFGDNTVPYQRRRILPQRAQGETPFNLKTPRYGAYYRKKLGFPQLGAGLPAKRIPDRGRRGGDPTDYRDLARLVIYSVKTPPATATIPEDFLAAVPRRR from the coding sequence ATGGCGTTACCTTTGCTCAGCTACGGGCCGACCAGCCAAAATCAGCGGGTGGTGGGCTATGAGGTCGGGGGGGACGAACAACCCCGGGTGTTTACGACGGAGAATTTGTTGTCCGCCAGCGATATGGATGGGTTGATTTGGGCGGCCTACCGGCAGATTTTCAGCGAGCATCAACTGCTCAAAGCTAACCGGCAGACCATTCTGGAGTCGCAGTTGCGCTACGGGCAGATTACGGTGCGGGATTTTATCCGGGGGTTGGTGCTGTCAGAGACCTTCCGCCGTTATAACTATGAGTTCAACGACAATTATCGGTTTGTGGAATTGGTGGTGCAACGGGTGTTGGGGCGGGATGTGTACAGCGAGCGGGAAAAAATCGCCTGGTCCATTGTCTTGGGCACCAAGGGCATTAAAGGCTTTGTGGATGCGCTGATCAACAGCCCCGAATACATGGAAAATTTTGGGGACAATACGGTGCCCTACCAACGGCGGCGGATTCTGCCCCAGCGTGCCCAAGGAGAAACGCCTTTTAATCTGAAAACCCCCCGTTATGGGGCGTACTACCGGAAAAAACTGGGCTTCCCCCAATTGGGGGCGGGGCTACCCGCCAAACGGATTCCCGACCGGGGACGCCGGGGGGGAGACCCGACGGACTACCGGGATTTGGCACGCTTGGTCATTTACTCGGTGAAAACGCCGCCCGCCACCGCCACCATTCCCGAGGATTTCCTCGCCGCCGTGCCCCGTCGCAGGTAG
- a CDS encoding NAD+ synthase — protein MSELRLGLAQLNPTVGDLVGNSQKILQAAKHCAFQGISLLITPELSLCGYPPQDLLLDPLFVENCQTALHHLALRIPPKIGVLVGTIFPNPDWWQKGEKPLFNGAALLLDGRIRYSFYKQLLPDYDVFDEHRYFQPGVQVNILRWQGVHFGVTICEDLWNDEQFWSGKRYPQNPIPTLMERGIDILINMSASPYWQGKGALREALLAHCARKYQVPVLYVNQVGATDQLIFDGRNLILDGTGQVVQRGRAFTQEVQTVRYVQGQWQDTRVQTPPAPWAEVWQALALGIRDYVHKSGFQRVVLGLSGGIDSAVVAALAVQALGAEQVLGVLMPSPYSSDHSVTDALALAANLGIKTEKIPIHPLMDAYAQSLNPLFQGYASDVTEENIQSRIRGTLLMALANKFHALVLATGNKSELAVGYCTLYGDMCGALAPIGDLFKTQVYALARWYNDDTKQRGENRCIPESILTKAPSAELKPHQTDQESLPPYEVLDDILQRWLSERQTPEQIAQAGYDLTLVEQVLQLVQRAEFKRFQAAPVLKMSERGFDRGWRVPNIAQPPRRKLPLNP, from the coding sequence ATGAGCGAATTGCGTTTGGGTTTAGCCCAGTTGAATCCCACAGTGGGGGATTTGGTTGGCAATAGTCAAAAAATTCTCCAGGCGGCAAAACACTGCGCTTTTCAGGGGATTTCTTTACTGATCACCCCGGAATTGTCCCTGTGTGGGTATCCGCCCCAAGACCTGTTGCTTGACCCTTTATTTGTGGAAAATTGCCAAACCGCCCTGCACCATCTCGCCCTCCGCATTCCCCCGAAAATTGGCGTATTGGTGGGTACGATTTTTCCCAATCCCGATTGGTGGCAAAAGGGGGAAAAACCACTCTTTAATGGGGCGGCTTTATTATTAGACGGGCGGATTCGCTACAGCTTTTATAAACAATTGCTCCCGGACTACGATGTCTTTGATGAACATCGGTATTTCCAACCCGGTGTCCAAGTGAATATCCTGCGCTGGCAGGGGGTACATTTTGGGGTCACCATTTGTGAGGATTTATGGAACGATGAGCAATTTTGGAGCGGCAAACGCTACCCCCAAAATCCCATTCCTACCCTCATGGAACGGGGCATTGATATTTTGATCAATATGTCCGCATCCCCCTATTGGCAAGGGAAAGGTGCCCTGCGGGAAGCCCTTTTAGCCCACTGCGCCCGTAAGTACCAAGTGCCGGTGCTGTATGTCAATCAGGTGGGTGCGACGGATCAGTTGATTTTTGATGGGCGCAATCTAATTTTGGATGGCACGGGGCAGGTGGTGCAACGGGGACGGGCGTTCACCCAAGAGGTGCAGACGGTGCGCTACGTCCAGGGGCAATGGCAGGATACCCGGGTGCAGACCCCCCCGGCACCTTGGGCGGAGGTGTGGCAGGCGTTGGCGTTGGGGATTCGGGACTACGTCCACAAAAGCGGCTTTCAGCGGGTGGTGCTGGGGCTGAGCGGGGGGATTGACTCGGCGGTGGTGGCGGCGTTGGCGGTGCAAGCACTGGGAGCAGAGCAGGTGCTGGGGGTGCTGATGCCTTCCCCCTACAGTTCCGACCACTCCGTGACCGATGCCCTGGCGTTGGCGGCGAATTTGGGGATCAAAACCGAGAAAATTCCCATCCACCCGCTCATGGATGCCTACGCCCAGAGCCTCAACCCCCTCTTCCAGGGCTACGCCAGCGATGTGACCGAGGAAAATATCCAGTCCCGCATCCGGGGCACCCTGCTGATGGCACTGGCGAATAAATTCCACGCCCTGGTGCTGGCAACGGGCAACAAATCCGAACTGGCGGTGGGATACTGCACCCTGTATGGGGATATGTGCGGCGCATTAGCACCCATCGGGGACCTGTTCAAAACCCAGGTGTACGCCCTCGCCCGCTGGTACAATGACGATACGAAGCAACGAGGCGAAAACCGGTGCATTCCCGAATCCATCTTAACCAAAGCGCCCAGTGCGGAATTAAAACCCCACCAAACCGACCAGGAGAGCCTGCCCCCCTACGAGGTGCTGGATGATATTCTCCAGCGGTGGCTGAGTGAACGGCAAACCCCGGAGCAGATCGCCCAAGCGGGTTATGACCTCACCTTGGTAGAACAGGTATTGCAACTGGTGCAACGGGCGGAATTTAAGCGGTTCCAAGCCGCCCCCGTCCTGAAAATGTCCGAACGGGGATTTGACCGGGGCTGGCGGGTACCCAACATTGCCCAACCCCCCCGGCGCAAACTGCCCTTGAACCCCTAG
- a CDS encoding NUDIX hydrolase — translation MTPLQVTVDVVTVIFSVDTAAHRLLVLVCGGEPARLPGMGLAGELTLAEQAYQVLATKLRVEHLYLEQLYTFGGPGRDERETPERRCLCVAYFALVQYQETVLLPEPEPVEWVAVSQLPSLWGDHAQIVRYGYQRLRNKLEYSPIAFQVLPELFTLGELYQLYTIILGEDFSDYSNFRSRLLKLGFLQDTGQKVCRGAGRPASLYRFDQHAFLPYKDKPMVFI, via the coding sequence ATGACCCCCCTCCAGGTTACCGTTGATGTGGTGACGGTGATTTTTTCCGTGGATACGGCGGCGCATCGCCTGTTGGTGCTGGTGTGTGGGGGGGAACCGGCTCGCCTACCGGGGATGGGTTTGGCGGGGGAATTGACCCTGGCGGAACAAGCCTATCAGGTGTTGGCGACCAAACTGCGGGTGGAACATCTGTACTTAGAACAGCTTTACACCTTTGGGGGACCAGGGCGGGATGAACGGGAAACCCCCGAACGCCGGTGCCTGTGCGTCGCCTATTTTGCTCTGGTGCAGTACCAGGAAACCGTCCTTTTGCCGGAGCCGGAACCGGTGGAATGGGTAGCGGTGTCCCAATTGCCCTCCCTGTGGGGGGATCACGCCCAGATCGTCCGCTATGGCTATCAACGGCTACGCAATAAATTAGAGTACAGTCCGATTGCGTTTCAGGTTCTGCCGGAGTTGTTTACCCTGGGAGAATTGTATCAGTTATATACGATTATTTTGGGGGAAGATTTTAGCGATTATTCTAATTTTCGTTCCCGGTTATTGAAGCTGGGTTTTTTACAAGATACGGGGCAAAAAGTTTGTCGGGGGGCGGGTCGTCCCGCCAGTTTATATCGGTTTGACCAGCACGCTTTTTTACCCTACAAAGATAAACCGATGGTATTTATATGA